The genomic interval CATTGTGTAAATGGGATGCTAGCTACTACTAATTTGCTCTTTTTGGCAAAAATATTCTCCTAGCCTTTATTAATTTCAGTAACAATTGTCTGATGGCATCATGATCAACTCTGTCTCTATACTTACACTGTTGAAAATATTAGGCCTGCTTGTAGATAAAAggacctaaatatttctattgtgTGCAGGCTGCTGAACTAGTTGCtccagacagttttcggaaaatgtgttcaGAAATACTCTGCAGGGCTGTCTGTCTGTACCACTTGCAATGAATCCAGAGCTGTCCCACTCTATACTTGACAGTCACCTACAACTAATATTGAATGATCTGGGGATTTCCACATTACTAAGTGTAGATTTCATTTGCCCAAATCTAAAATTGTCACAGCAGAATTGGGTGACCAGTAGAAACAGTCAATAATTAATATGAATTTATCTCGGCCTGTTACTCGGACCCAGATAACTACATAGACTCTATTTTGACTTTGGTAGACAGTATTTTTGTCCTcctgcaatgaacactcctcctCCTACGGTCGCTACTAGGTTTTAGATGTACGTACAATGCCTTGCTAAATATTTCAGGACTTTATACTTTaggttttagccagctctctgttctGACAATAATTTGAACATAGCTTCTTTGCAAGAGGGCAATAAATTCAGCAATTTTGTGATGTATACTTTGATTGTCTTCAAATTTAGACAGTCTAAGTGTGTCTATTCTGTATGTGGTCTGACTTCACTCTGTGCATACTGACTGGAAAGTGTTAACTAGAGGAATGAAAATGACCACCTCACCTACAAAACCACCATATGTGCTCCATAAGTACTCTGCTACATGGGTTGCTGTTTTCGTTGTGTAGTGCATCTATCACTTATCAAGAGGAATCCTAGAATTCTCCACTCCCATGAAGGTACAGAAATCTGCAGCTGACATAGTCACAGAATCAAcagagcctttggttgagaccttcTACTCAGTTCCAAATGAAAGGACACCAATCAACTTTGGGTATGACGATgcagcaaattgtgagctctgactAAACCCCAATAGCAAGGCAAGCAGCTTTCACCACTTCTGCCAGTCACCTGCACAAACTGGGGATGGCCTCAGGGCCCATGTGACAGACCTTACTGGTGCCGACGTAAGCCACAACTTGCATAAGACTGTACCCCGCACCCTTGATAGCAACTGTCAGGGCCTCCCACCACATATAGGATGAGGTCCACCAGCAAATGTACTGAGTGTGCACTCAACTTTTTGCTAGCTTTTGACACTATTTttctaaggggctccataatgcaCCTACCTCTGGAGCTTCCTGTAATTAATATCCTCTGCCCCGCCCTCTCCATCCATGTGCCTGCTCAGATCCCGCTGAAAAAGCAAGCACCTGTCCACGCACATCGTGAATGAGAAAGACCATACAAGCAGCCTCCATATTTACTGTCTGCCTTGAGCAATGCAAAAGCATTACAAAGCAACACTCGCCCTGTGGGGAGGGAAGATTCCCCACTTCAGGTGTACTTCAAGGTGCCTCAGCTTGAGGCAGCAGGCTGCAGACAGCTGATCGGAGCCAAAAGAATTTTCATCTGTATGTGAATTGTGACCAGCTCCACCTGCATCAGCACACGGCATGTACACAACCTACCCATCCTAGTACTAATAACTTAAGAATTAAAGTACAAAAACACACTGCTCTCCTTGTGTGTCGCCAACAAAGGCTGTATCCTTACTAAGCTGTGATGAACCGCCGTTGGTCATTCAAAACAAATAAATGACAACTGCACTACACACTACATTTACGTAAATGTAAGACTACACCTCTTTGAAATTGTTTAAGGAAGTATCCATCACCAAACGTACTGAATGTGCACTGGACTTCTTGCTAGTTTTTGACACcaatttcctaaggggctccatataTGCCTCAACACTGGAGCTCCTGTAACTGGTATGTATGCTTCAAGGTATCTAAAATTCAGGCAGCAGCCTGCAGACATCTGATAGGGGCCAAAAGCACCTTCAGCTGTATGTGAACTGTTGCCAGCTCCACCTGCATCAGCACACAGCATGTACACACCCTACCATCCTAGTACTAATAACTTAAGAATTAAAGTACAAAAGCATTGTGTGTCACCAACAAAGGCTGTGTCCTTACAAAGCAGTGATGAACAGTGGCTTACCATTCGAAACAAACAAATGacaactgtgctacacactacATTTACGTAAATGTGACACTACAGTTCTTAGATGCTTCCTTAAACAATTTCATTCAGTTAAATACAATGTATTACTTCACGGAATGTGCGGCAGTGCTGTAACCATTGCTGAAGCACCTCAGTTTTCAAATCTACACCATGGTATTCAAAAATGTCTTACAGACTACTGATCTGTTTGCAGTTTGTATTGGATGTGTTTATTAAAATACTCACACTGGTAAGATATCTCACTCAGGTCACTTCCAGAAGGCACATcaacatctactttgtgaccagtcTGATCTGGGTCAGTTGCCACGTGATGTGCTGCCTCTTGCAATGAATGGTCCTTATCCCAGGCAGAAGGGACTTGCATATCTTCAGAAgctaatttctctttgttttgtgtGCCTTTACCTTCAAACTCTTTACTATGGGAAACTACATCTGCTTCTCTTTCTCCCTCAGTGACTGAAGAACCAAAACCATAACCAGTTATGCTATTAAATGTTGAACGCACTGATTCTGATAGCCCTGCAAAAAAACCTTCATCTTTTATGTCCTCTGCCTTAAATTGCTCTTCCTGAAACTGAGTATCTTGACTCTCGGGATTCAAAGTTGTCTCCGTATGACCATAGCTGACTGTCACTACTTCACTGTCCTCATCTTGCTGCAGATCATAGACAGGGTGAGGTTCTGAGGCAATGCTTGTTTCTGTCACACTCAATTCATGTGAACTGGCTGTTACCTCTCCAACTAAAAAATCAGCACGATATGATTCAGCAGCCGTACCCCACTTTGCTATATCATCTCCTGacatatctcctcctcctccttcttctttttcttctgatgAAATATTTTCTGCACCGTAACTGCCTGAATTgtcattctcctgggcaacttctGCAGCATCTGAATCAAACTCTCCAGCAATGTCTGTGACATTAACATCCTTTGAATCTTCAGTTCTATCATTTTCCAATAGTTCTGGGGAAATCTGAGATCTTATTTCTTCGGACACTACTTCAGAACTAGCAAACACTTGAGGACTAGCATATTCATCACCTTCCATACTATTATCAACAGTTTCCTGTGAATATTTGGTCTCCACATCACTTCCCTCATCACTATATCTTGTATCTATTTCTTTTGCTGATTCTGCCGAGTCTTTTCTTAATACTTTACTTCCTACTTCAAGATTTTGTCCACTAATTTCTGAATCATTCATATCAAAGTTTAATGAACTACCCCCATCTGGCTCCTCTGAAGACAGATGACCAGACATGGATGGTTGATCCGTTGTATCTTCCTGCGACAATATCTTCTGGTGATCCGAAATGTCATGGGCTCCCTGTAACTCTTCCCGAGTACTGCCTGCAAAAACATGGAGATCAGTACCAGATGACAACACTTGTACTTCAGGTTCCTTTCCATCCACTTCCGGGCCATCTGTCTTCTTTGGAGACAGGGGTGGTTGATCTGCAGTGTCGTTTGGCAGCAATACATTGTTCTCCAAAATGTCATGTGATCCCTGTGGCTCTTCTTGAGTACTCCCTGAAGCAGCATCATGATCAGCACCAGATGAAGACACTTGTGCTTCCTGTTCCTTTCTATCCATTTCAGAGCCACCTGAAATGTCTGAATGTACTTGAAAGTTATCAGCAGAACTTTTACTATAATTCATCTCCACTGCAAATTCAGTATCATTGTGTTGTGGGGTTTCTAGTACTTTTCCATTTAATAAATCAACATTTATTTCTTCACTGTCAATCTCTACTTTCTTTCCATCCTCATGTTTCTCAACTGTAACAGTGTCCTTAGCAGAAATAATGGGCTCACTTTCACCATCTTTGATATTTCTATCTGTTTCTTCTCTGCTTGTATCATTACCAGGATAATTATCTTCATTCAGTGACTGCACTCTATCTGACATCTCATTTATGTCAGCAGATGCTGCATTCACTGTCACTTGctcaggatttgctgaatggataACACCAGGGAGACTCTGATCTTCTTTGTCTTCAGCACTCCCATCAGTTATCTCTCCACTTTTATCTTCAATTTCCTCACTGTCTTCAATGGCGTGAAGCTTCCTTTGAAAATGGGGGGAAACAGTAGAATACTGCATGTAATGTGACTCTGTGTCTGTGTGCGCAATGGAAGGTGATGTGCCAGAAGTGAAAGAGTCCGTTTGGTTATCGGGTTCATCCAATACTGTTCCAGGTGAAACATCAAGAGCTGGTGTTGCATTGTGGTGCAATGTGATATTATCTTCCATATGCTCTGCTGAGTTTTCATGTTTCCTGTACTGTATTGTACTGGAAATGCCCTGATCGTTAGTGTCCACTTCTAATTGTTGTGAATCTGTATCCTTAGTTTGTTTTAAGGTTTCTTGATGTGTTTGTAGCCCATTACTTTTGTTTACTAGTTGTGTTTCACCATCATCTCCAATAGGGATAACATGCGAGACATACTTGGCCTTTACAAGAACCTTTGTTTCCTTGATTAAGCCCCTAGGAATATAGCCTCTTCTATTGTTAATCTGAAAGTAAAACAGAGATTCCATTAGTCTGGTTCttttttttattagaaaaatattaGAATTTTTCTTCAGATTTATAAAAACAGTTGCATTAGACATGAAAATTACCTTCACATCCAATAACTGCTCTTTGTTTCCAGCTGCTCTTCCATAAACAACAACAGGCTGTCTTGCCTTAAATGATAAAATTTTTGGGTGGTCACTGCCATAATTCATCAAGGTGTAAGCTTCTGCTATTGGAGCTGAAAGAGAAGAAATGCAGGACCAAACCAGTTTAGTAACAAAAAATTCTGAGATGCTTTTGAAGCACAACATTTCAATACTTTAAACTTGAACAAATCAGCTAAAACTTGGGACAAGGTAggtaaatggataaagtcaaaaggaactttttttgttattcagtcactttcattcaattaaaaaaaatataaatatcatttttactttttcttatttttatttatttatttatttttaaattcagaaatcttcattctcctcccatgaaccactgacattaccgttggtggggaagctagcgtgcctcagcgatacagatagtcgtaccttaggtgcagccacaatggagggatctctgttgaggggccagacaaacgagtggttcctgaagagaggtagcagccttttcagtagttgcaggggcaacagttggatgattgactgatctgccttgtaacattaaccaaaccggccttggtgtgctggtactgcaaatggctgaaagcaaggggaaactatagccttaATTTTTTCCCGGGGAATGCAGATTTACTGAacagttaaatgatgatagcgtcctcttgggtaaaatattccagaggtaaaatagtctgccATTCGCATCTCTGGGTGgggctactcaggagaatgtctGTATcaagagaaaggaaactggcgttctacaggtaggttagaaaatttaaaaagtggaaaaggatagtttaaagttagatatagtgggaattagtgaagtttggtggcaggaggaacaagacttctggtaaggtgaaaacgtggttataaatacaaaatcaaattggggtaaggcaggagtacgtttaataatgaatttaaaaaaataggagcacgggtaagctactatgagcaacatagtgaatgcattattgtagtcaagacagaCATAAAGCCTAAGCTTACCCCAGTTGCACAAAGTTAATATGCCAACCatctctgcagatgatggagatattcaagaaatttatgatgagataaaaactaTTATTCAAGATactattcggatagtgaagggagatgaaaatttaatagtcatgaaggactggaaatcgatagtaggaaaagtagtacgtgaatatggaatgggataaagaaagaaagtagaagccacctagtagaattttgcacagagcataacttaatcaaagttaacacttggtttaaacatcatgaaagaaggttatatacgtggaagaggcctggagacaatggaagatttcagacagattgtatcacggtaagacagagatttagaaaccaggttttaaattgtaagacatttcctggggcagatgtggactctggccacaatttattggttatgaactgtcaaaatcatggtcactttggataattgggATGATATCATCTTCAAAAAGCTTCATGTACCACTtgttagtcaccatgccatcaaggaatatcacaccaattATTCAGTGACTGTACAATTCATACCACACAGTCACTCATTTAGGGTGAAGGGCTTCTCTTCTCGATTgtaaatgcgggttctcagtcccccagatgtacccattttgtttattgatgaacccatccaaatgaaagtgggcttcatcgctaaaccaaaccatactaattctcatcatgccccactgctaactgtgcagtttgaacatcctaatgcaaaactttcagaagttatgatgattttatttctatatttcaataattgtcaccttgtatgatGCCTACATTGCTCTGTCTTAGGGAATGGGCATTTGCTGCTTTTCAGTCACAGCCCTGTTCACCACCTGTACTACTCAAGGTTTTATAACTTGCATtcaaatttaatattatttttaactaaCTTTTTCCACACTGCtttacccgtgtgtgtgtgtgtgtgtcacatataATGTCCACATTTCCTTTAtacccctgacatgtaggctgcccagcAATGCAGGCCATTAAGGCAGGCCGATACTATTACCGAACAGCATACCTGTCATGCATGACAACTTATGACAGGGGCAGAAGAAAAATATTGCACACACATACTACTCCTCCATCCCTGACACTCTTTCTTCTTCCCTTCTCTGTCTGCCTCTTCATCTCTTCCTCTCATCgtttcttcatctcctcctccctccctgttTGTCAGTCTCCACTGCCCTCTCTGATAATAGCCGCCTCTCCTCCCCGAGTcattatcctcctcctcctcctccccctccttctccctcctcctccttctccctcctcctcctcctcctccctgtacGTCTCTTCCTCCCCCTTGCTCTTTCCATTTGTCCATCCTTCTTTGCCTTtccagctcctcccccccccccctatctctctcttgctatccacccctccccccctgtcCATCTCATGGTCCCATCTTTCCTTATATCCATTTCTGCCCCCATCTCCTACTCCCTGATCTCTCTGTCAGTCACTTCCTGCCCCAATTCCCTTTCCATATCCTCATCCCCTTCTCTCTGTCTGTTCCCCACTTATCCTCTCGTGTTCTCATTACCTCCTAAGCCCCCTCATGCCCTATCCATCCACActcctccctctctttgtccatctcatctGCCTCCATCAGGTTATAAACTTCTCCGCGCTAATACTTTCAAGGCCTGCTGTTTCTTtgctaaatttggttgaaatcaatccagggGTTTGGGATGAGGTCCTGGACATACACATTTACACTCTGCTTTACATAATGTAACAGATAGAGGGTAACATTGGACAAGATATCTAACACATTGTAACAGGAATTGTTAAAAGCTGAAAGTTGTCAATGGCTTAaattcctgtaattcttttttttaTGTGGACACATTTAACAAGTGGGACAGTGCCCAAAAGGAAGCTGCCAAAATGGTTCTTCAGCTAGGCCAACTGGGCACATACATTCAATGATCTGTATCTGAAGTGTCCAGCTACATACGTTGTCTGGTGGCATGAGGAGAGTTGCACAACAGCTAACAATTGCTGGATCATGAGGAAATTCACAGCTCTGTGAAGGTTCATATGCTGACCAATTAGAGAGAAATTTGCAGCCTTTCAGTTGGTGAGGGCAAAGGTCCAACGAAACAGTAAGAAGTGCAAAAGAAGGGTCATAGAAAATATTCTTTCACCAAGTGCACCACTTCATAATCTCAGCACAAGTATAGAAACTTAAGAGAATGATTTTCAGAAAAAACAACCCTCCCACTCACAACAGCTATACTGAAggagggatgtttgcaagacactgTCTAGCCATCAATAGACAGTGGTAGTGTATTTCACTAAGGCATTACTTGTTTGTATCAGCTATACTGTGGCTGTGGAGACATCAGATCACACCAATTTGTCAATGGAGCTTGACTGCATCAATGCAGGAGAGTGTTTGAGGGCCTAGAGGAGAAATTTGGGGactacattctggctctggggcacccagaggccaccGGCATGGCTACTATAttgtccagatctgaacacatgcaactcctttttgtggggctatactaTAGACaacaccccaaaaccattgctaagctgaaaacaaccattcaggtggtcactgacagcatcgatgttctcacACTTCAGTGGGTCACGCAATATTTCTATATTAATCTGCACCACATCATTGCTaatggcatcaagcacatcaaaTATGTCATAAccaaaatctgaatatctgtagagaCATTTAA from Schistocerca gregaria isolate iqSchGreg1 chromosome 6, iqSchGreg1.2, whole genome shotgun sequence carries:
- the LOC126279036 gene encoding transport and Golgi organization protein 1, coding for MRVDYLFIIYSFLTFITSIYGRRMPDRKLCADALCETPIAEAYTLMNYGSDHPKILSFKARQPVVVYGRAAGNKEQLLDVKINNRRGYIPRGLIKETKVLVKAKYVSHVIPIGDDGETQLVNKSNGLQTHQETLKQTKDTDSQQLEVDTNDQGISSTIQYRKHENSAEHMEDNITLHHNATPALDVSPGTVLDEPDNQTDSFTSGTSPSIAHTDTESHYMQYSTVSPHFQRKLHAIEDSEEIEDKSGEITDGSAEDKEDQSLPGVIHSANPEQVTVNAASADINEMSDRVQSLNEDNYPGNDTSREETDRNIKDGESEPIISAKDTVTVEKHEDGKKVEIDSEEINVDLLNGKVLETPQHNDTEFAVEMNYSKSSADNFQVHSDISGGSEMDRKEQEAQVSSSGADHDAASGSTQEEPQGSHDILENNVLLPNDTADQPPLSPKKTDGPEVDGKEPEVQVLSSGTDLHVFAGSTREELQGAHDISDHQKILSQEDTTDQPSMSGHLSSEEPDGGSSLNFDMNDSEISGQNLEVGSKVLRKDSAESAKEIDTRYSDEGSDVETKYSQETVDNSMEGDEYASPQVFASSEVVSEEIRSQISPELLENDRTEDSKDVNVTDIAGEFDSDAAEVAQENDNSGSYGAENISSEEKEEGGGGDMSGDDIAKWGTAAESYRADFLVGEVTASSHELSVTETSIASEPHPVYDLQQDEDSEVVTVSYGHTETTLNPESQDTQFQEEQFKAEDIKDEGFFAGLSESVRSTFNSITGYGFGSSVTEGEREADVVSHSKEFEGKGTQNKEKLASEDMQVPSAWDKDHSLQEAAHHVATDPDQTGHKVDVDVPSGSDLSEISYQSSVCETGINCGGQSGLIPSEPQLQESSMSEEVPEGIHNSDGTGKLYDALSDNALYMMITAAVTGCVLAFTVMVSHFLQKPRYISLTSNIFKLEKQLLCLKTENSTLKEELQKKEEELSSIQTSSFDSDKVVMLLKSELEASQAARTELEEQVASLEKELEAATEAGLELNRMLSDFLSTQHGSETLVKSVEHLQKQLDAQQHTITEMNNNLSIKSQENENLQQELAAATEKLSVQEEELQKTTDSLLKIQKEKIDLMSEMEEKIRALQQQLSQITESTRSEISRLTNELEESRETVAMRDSELTVLQDCLRQLKAFEEGQGSEQLDTLLDVGHARAELALVSMDRDSLKDRLHDEEVARKLLEDHVRVIKEEVKTLQSKYEEAEKDKLEAQTRLEVLSNYFKEKETQLQRELGLQEAMYIQKEGDATSTYERIKSLQEEIENYKSQNDTLKKEIIDQERSLKSQISTLEKKAHENWVAARQAERRLEESRQEAGQLRNRLTVVEKNITNTSQNSSESGKVGDRLQGADSNGELPTSFLHMGMQEMQDPSFQHRDRDGHPVSPPLIPGQPLPPFMGIPPPGVFMPPPPLPGAPFVPPPPPPLFPGDRRPPPLGRMSSPPPPPHRYSPEARGDFSPYDQSPPLSPHEYDDDDDSPPRRFHHRSPPPPPLAPYPPPPRQLSRWDDPHSGFRPLPPVHRESPRDSKGSALSSGHSSESLDKSSRHSGRV